In Candidatus Sulfurimonas marisnigri, a single genomic region encodes these proteins:
- a CDS encoding DEAD/DEAH box helicase, with amino-acid sequence MQENAQTVEQTNEEPTITFDDLGLNKDILRAVKDAGFTVPSPIQASAIPFVLAGRDIVGQAHTGTGKTAAFGLPALNNIDPKNGVGILIITPTRELATQVSDEMFKYGRNIGARTVTVYGGSSYNRQIDLIERGAAVVVATPGRLLDILKKNLLKDFAPSIVVLDEADEMLDMGFLDDINEIFSYLPTNRQTLLFSATMPKPIRLLAERILDNPEFISITKGETTNTDIEQEYYVIEESERDDAIIRLMDAEETKKCVVFCRTKSEVDRLSNVLSNAGYLANGLHGDMEQRQRETVIKGFKQNSVKVLVATDVAARGIHVDNISHVFNYHIPFDPESYVHRIGRTGRAGTKGKAITLLTPLEFKELQRIKAKVGTTMTHAFVPSKNDLRALNLKSIVKTIEDQHIYDEAHQILDMLKEDIDEATIMFKLVSMILDRQAVKGPNTIGIPADKLAAILERAANRNDSRGGRGGYKGNRNRSGGGGDRNRSGSGDRNRSGGGGGYRGGNSSGGSSAGGGDRSRSGGGDRNRNRTRD; translated from the coding sequence ATGCAAGAAAATGCACAAACAGTAGAACAAACTAATGAAGAGCCAACAATCACATTTGATGATTTAGGTTTAAACAAAGATATACTTAGAGCAGTTAAAGACGCAGGTTTTACAGTTCCAAGCCCTATTCAAGCATCAGCAATACCATTCGTATTAGCTGGTCGTGACATAGTTGGTCAAGCACACACTGGTACTGGTAAAACAGCAGCTTTTGGTCTTCCGGCACTAAACAATATTGATCCTAAAAATGGTGTTGGTATACTAATTATCACTCCAACTCGTGAACTTGCTACTCAAGTTAGTGATGAGATGTTTAAGTATGGTAGAAATATAGGCGCTAGAACAGTAACTGTTTATGGCGGTAGCTCTTATAATAGACAAATTGACCTTATTGAAAGAGGTGCAGCAGTTGTTGTTGCAACTCCAGGTCGTCTTTTAGACATACTTAAAAAGAATTTACTTAAAGATTTCGCTCCTAGTATCGTTGTACTTGACGAAGCGGATGAGATGCTTGATATGGGATTTTTAGATGATATTAATGAAATATTCTCTTACCTTCCAACAAATCGTCAAACACTTCTTTTCTCTGCAACTATGCCTAAGCCTATTAGGCTTCTAGCTGAGAGAATATTAGACAATCCAGAGTTCATCTCTATTACTAAAGGTGAAACTACAAACACAGATATTGAGCAAGAATACTATGTAATCGAAGAGTCTGAAAGAGATGATGCTATCATCCGTCTAATGGATGCTGAAGAGACTAAAAAATGTGTAGTGTTTTGTAGAACAAAAAGCGAAGTAGATCGTCTTTCAAATGTTCTTTCAAATGCTGGATACTTAGCTAATGGTCTTCATGGAGATATGGAGCAACGCCAACGTGAGACTGTAATCAAAGGTTTCAAACAAAATTCAGTAAAAGTACTTGTTGCTACTGATGTAGCCGCTCGTGGTATACATGTAGATAATATCTCTCATGTTTTCAACTACCATATTCCTTTTGACCCTGAGTCTTATGTTCACCGTATTGGTAGAACTGGTCGTGCGGGAACTAAAGGTAAAGCTATTACACTTTTAACTCCTCTAGAGTTTAAAGAACTACAAAGAATAAAAGCAAAAGTTGGAACTACAATGACTCATGCATTTGTTCCAAGTAAAAATGATTTAAGAGCTTTAAACTTAAAATCAATAGTAAAAACAATTGAAGACCAACACATCTATGATGAAGCTCATCAAATTCTTGACATGTTAAAAGAAGATATAGACGAAGCTACTATTATGTTTAAACTAGTTTCAATGATTCTTGATAGACAGGCAGTTAAAGGTCCAAATACTATCGGTATCCCTGCTGATAAGTTAGCTGCTATTTTAGAGCGTGCTGCTAATAGAAATGATAGCAGAGGTGGCCGTGGTGGTTACAAAGGAAATAGAAATCGTTCAGGTGGCGGTGGAGATAGAAATCGTAGCGGTAGCGGTGACAGAAATCGTTCAGGTGGCGGCGGTGGATACCGTGGTGGAAACTCTAGTGGTGGAAGTTCTGCTGGCGGCGGAGACAGAAGTCGTTCTGGTGGCGGTGATAGAAACCGTAACAGAACTAGAGACTAA